Proteins from a single region of Salvelinus sp. IW2-2015 linkage group LG4p, ASM291031v2, whole genome shotgun sequence:
- the LOC111956937 gene encoding 60S ribosomal export protein NMD3-like — MEYMQAPATSSQGNILCCTCGIPIPPNPANMCVSCLRTTVDISEGIPKQVNLHFCKQCERYLQPPASWVQCALESRELLALCLKKLKGNMTKVRLIDAGFLWTEPHSKRIKLKVTIQKEVMNGAILQQVFVVEFVIQGQMCDDCHRVEAKDFWNSVT; from the exons ATGGAGTACATGCAAGCTCCTGCTACAAGCAGCCAGGGGAACAT CCTGTGCTGCACCTGTGGCATCCCTATCCCCCCAAACCCAGCCAACATGTGTGTGTCCTGCCTCAGGACCACAGTGGACATCTCTGAGGGAATCCCCAAGCAAGTCAATCTGCACTTCTGCAAGCAGTGTGAACG GTACTTGCAGCCTCCAGCCTCCTGGGTGCAGTGTGCTCTGGAGTCCAGGGAACTGCTCGCCCTCTGCCTTAAAAAACTGAAGGGCAACATGACCAAA GTGCGTCTGATCGATGCTGGATTCCTGTGGACGGAACCCCACTCCAAGCGGATCAAGTTGAAGGTGACCATAcagaaagag GTGATGAACGGAGCCATCCTGCAGCAGGTGTTTGTGGTGGAGTTTGTCATCCAGGGCCAGATGTGTGACGACTGCCACCGTGTCGAGGCCAAGGACTTCTGGAACTCTGTG